AAATCCCATATGAAACTATTTATGACGAAGAGGTATTAAAAGACGAATTATTGCTTTATGATTGGTTACACCTTCATCACGAAGATTTTACTGGGCAATTCGGTAAATTTTATCGTAGTTACCGTTCTGCCGCATGGTATATTAAAGAGAAGAAAGAGGCTGAGGCATTAGCTAAACGCTTAGGGTATAATAAGGTTTCAGATGCAAAATTAGCAGTTGCACTAAAAATTAGAAATTATGTTGCAGGTGGCGGTTTTATGTTTGCTATGTGTTCTGCAACTGACAGTTTTGATATAGCATTGTCAGCAGAAAATGTTGATATCTGTGAGCCAATGTTTGATGGTGACGGAAGTGATGCAGGTTATCAGAACAAGATTGATTTTAAAAACACTTTTGCATTCAAAGATTTCATTCTAGAGAGAAATCCTAATATTTATGAGTTTTCTTCAATTGACATGACTCGTAAACGCAAGATACCAAAGTCAACTGATTATTTTTCACTAATGCAATACTCAGCTAAATGGGATCCAATCCCAACAATGCTTACTCAAAATCACACAGCTTTGGTAAAAGGTTTTATGGGGCAAACGACATCATTCACACGTGAGCAAATAAAATCAAACGTCTTGGTTATGGGAGAAAATAAAACCAACGGTGAGGCAAAATATATACACGGAATTAAAGGTAAAGGCTTCTTTACTTTCTACGGAGGTCATGACCCTGAAGATTATACCCATCGTGTTGGAGACCCAAAAACAGAGCTTGATTTACATCCAACTTCACCAGGATATCGCTTAATACTTAATAATGTATTATTTCCAGCTGCTAAAAAGAAGAAGCAAAAAACTTGAGTTGTTTTAGATGTCCAATAGAATTTCGTCTTTTTTTAAGTTGCTTTTAATTTCATCCATTTTTTGGGTGTTAGTATTTCTTTTATTTACTGCAATTAGATATAATGGCTTAGAAGAGGAAATGCACTTATATACAGATGATGAATTATTTTTACCAATCAGAGCTATTTATGAAGCTGCTATTGTATTTGGTCTTACAATAAGTCTTTTTTATGCTACAATAGAGTTTTTATTTGATAGACTGGCTAAACGATTCATCTTAGGGGTAAGTATTTTTCTTAAATCGATTATATATTTTATTCTAATCGTAGTTATGGTTAGCTTAACTTCTTTTCATCTTGAAGAGCAGATAGATATAGATATATA
This DNA window, taken from Winogradskyella sp. PC-19, encodes the following:
- a CDS encoding asparagine synthetase B yields the protein MDAETQENHLKAYGVTFWTLERNLKVKWLLNYRGGSFLLPDAEIIQRECQIRGVSFEIISDSQATKILDDISSPSVNQEAVVLEKAPKIAVYTPYGKQPWDDAVTMVLTYAEIPYETIYDEEVLKDELLLYDWLHLHHEDFTGQFGKFYRSYRSAAWYIKEKKEAEALAKRLGYNKVSDAKLAVALKIRNYVAGGGFMFAMCSATDSFDIALSAENVDICEPMFDGDGSDAGYQNKIDFKNTFAFKDFILERNPNIYEFSSIDMTRKRKIPKSTDYFSLMQYSAKWDPIPTMLTQNHTALVKGFMGQTTSFTREQIKSNVLVMGENKTNGEAKYIHGIKGKGFFTFYGGHDPEDYTHRVGDPKTELDLHPTSPGYRLILNNVLFPAAKKKKQKT